In one window of Megalops cyprinoides isolate fMegCyp1 chromosome 24, fMegCyp1.pri, whole genome shotgun sequence DNA:
- the trim55a gene encoding tripartite motif-containing protein 55a isoform X1, whose translation MSISLDYSGSRKQDTMDNLEKQLICPICLEMFTKPVVILPCQHNLCRKCANDIFQASNPYLPTRGGTTVASGGRFRCPSCRHEVVLDRHGVYGLQRNLLVENIIDMYKQESTSGSKPAPERKVDQPMCEEHADEKINIYCVTCGVPTCSLCKVFGSHKDCEVAPLNSVYQKQKTELSDGIAMLVGNNDRIQGIISQLEETCRIIEENGRRQKSQACEKFDHLYSILEDRKGEMNLKIVAEQDEKLNYIRGLQRKYGDHLETMSKVVETGIQTMEEPEMAVFLQNAKPLLQKISQASSTAHLDKVERGYENMDHFTASFEKEGRALRNIDFIKEEDEDEEEDEDEEEGGEEGAAAAGAQPESAQGAGGAVPGAKPHPQPQQKQPAPPQQAPPQQPRSTAEPAAAPPPQGTAQPADAPAQGVQEAGRGTADPLLYPGWYRPPIGRPGEGVAQGQVPVSALDEGGKEKAAQTEGRDSAKKEPSSTTSSSQGSSDNAAGGQGDGSQNPEDKGGEGPRHVFSFSWLNTLK comes from the exons ATGAGTATCAGTTTGGACTACTCTGGTTCCAGAAAGCAAGACACCATGGACAACTTGGAGAAACAACTCATTTGCCCCATCTGTTTGGAAATGTTTACTAAACCAGTGGTCATCCTCCCGTGTCAACACAACCTCTGCAGAAAGTGTGCCAATGATATTTTTCAG GCCTCAAATCCATATCTACCAACCAGAGGGGGGACGACGGTGGCCTCGGGCGGCCGCTTCCGCTGCCCCTCCTGCAGACACGAGGTGGTGCTGGACCGACACGGGGTGTACGGGCTGCAGAGAAACCTGCTGGTTGAGAACATCATCGACATGTACAAGCAGGAGTCCACCAG TGGCAGCAAGCCGGCCCCGGAGCGGAAGGTGGACCAGCCGATGTGTGAGGAACATGCGGATGAGAAGATTAACATCTACTGCGTGACCTGTGGCGTGCCCACCTGCTCCCTCTGCAAGGTGTTCGGAAGTCACAAAGACTGCGAGGTCGCTCCGCTCAACAGCGTATACCAGAAACAGAAG ACGGAGCTGAGTGATGGGATAGCCATGCTGGTGGGGAACAACGACCGGATCCAGGGCATTATCAGCCAGCTGGAGGAGACCTGCAGGATCATCGAG GAGAACGGGCGGAGGCAGAAGTCACAGGCGTGCGAGAAGTTCGATCACCTGTACTCCATCCTGGAGGACCGCAAGGGCGAGATGAACTTGAAGATCGTGGCGGAGCAGGACGAGAAGCTCAACTACATCCGGGGCCTACAGAGGAAGTATGGCGACCACCTGGAGACCATGTCCAAGGTGGTGGAGACGGGGATCCAGACCATGGAGGAGCCCGAGATGGCCGTCTTCCTGCAG AATGCCAAACCACTTCTACAGAA GATCAGCCAGGCCTCAAGCACGGCTCACCTGGACAAAGTGGAGCGCGGGTACGAGAACATGGACCACTTCACGGCCAGCTTCGAGAAGGAGGGAAGAGCTCTGCGCAACATCGACTTCATCAAAG AAGAGgacgaggatgaggaggaagacgaagatgaggaagagggaggagaggaaggcgCAGCTGCCGCGGGGGCCCAGCCGGAGTCGGCGCAGGGTGCCGGGGGGGCGGTCCCTGGTGCGaagccccacccccagcctcAGCAGAAGCAGCCAGCACCCCCTCAGCAAGCCCCGCCCCAACAGCCACGCAGCACAGCCGAACCTGCcgccgcccctcccccccagggcACCGCCCAGCCGGCCGACGCCCCGGCACAG GGGGTTCAGGAGGCCGGGAGAGGCACCGCGGACCCCTTGCTGTACCCCGGCTGGTACAGGCCCCCGATTGGGCGGCCGGGGGAAGGTGTGGCCCAGGGGCAGGTGCCGGTGTCGGCGCTAGACGAGGGGGGCAAGGAGAAGGCGGCACAGACCGAAGGCCGGGACTCAGCCAAAAAGGAGCCTAGCTCCACAACGTCTTCCTCTCAG gggtCTTCTGATAATGCGGCCGGAGGTCAGGGAGACGGCAGTCAAAATCCAGAGGACAAAGGCGGAGAAGGACCGCGGCACGTGTTCTCCTTCTCCTGGCTCAACACTCTAAAATAG
- the LOC118770889 gene encoding corticoliberin-like, with protein sequence MKLPFLVSTVVLLVAFLPRYECRAIETPGAAQAAPGPQSDLQQQSLPILLRLGEEYFVRLGNANQNLPALASADASSTTVKRALQLQLTQRLLQGKVGNISRFRSSYADQLDDSMERAKRGEEPPISLDLTFHLLREVLEMARAEQLAQQAHSNRKMMDIFGK encoded by the coding sequence ATGAAGCTCCCGTTCCTTGTCTCCACCGTGGTTCTGCTCGTTGCCTTCCTACCTCGTTATGAATGTAGAGCTATCGAAACCCCCGGCGCTGCCCAAGCAGCGCCTGGTCCGCAGTCTGACCTACAGCAGCAGTCTCTTCCCATCCTTCTGCGACTAGGAGAGGAGTACTTCGTTCGCCTTGGCAACGCGAACCAGAATCTCCCCGCGCTCGCGTCCGCGGACGCGTCCTCGACGACCGTCAAACGGGCgcttcagctgcagctcacCCAGCGTCTGTTGCAAGGCAAAGTTGGCAACATCAGTCGGTTCAGGAGCAGTTACGCTGACCAGCTCGATGACTCAATGGAACGAGCAAAGCGGGGCGAGGAGCCCCCTATTTCCCTGGATCTGACATTCCACCTGCTCCGAGAGGTATTAGAAATGGCTCGTGCTGAACAATTAGCCCAACAAGCACATAGCAACCGAAAAATGATGGACATCTTCGGAAAATAA
- the trim55a gene encoding tripartite motif-containing protein 55a isoform X2, with the protein MSISLDYSGSRKQDTMDNLEKQLICPICLEMFTKPVVILPCQHNLCRKCANDIFQASNPYLPTRGGTTVASGGRFRCPSCRHEVVLDRHGVYGLQRNLLVENIIDMYKQESTSGSKPAPERKVDQPMCEEHADEKINIYCVTCGVPTCSLCKVFGSHKDCEVAPLNSVYQKQKTELSDGIAMLVGNNDRIQGIISQLEETCRIIEENGRRQKSQACEKFDHLYSILEDRKGEMNLKIVAEQDEKLNYIRGLQRKYGDHLETMSKVVETGIQTMEEPEMAVFLQNAKPLLQKISQASSTAHLDKVERGYENMDHFTASFEKEGRALRNIDFIKEEDEDEEEDEDEEEGGEEGAAAAGAQPESAQGAGGAVPGAKPHPQPQQKQPAPPQQAPPQQPRSTAEPAAAPPPQGTAQPADAPAQGSSDNAAGGQGDGSQNPEDKGGEGPRHVFSFSWLNTLK; encoded by the exons ATGAGTATCAGTTTGGACTACTCTGGTTCCAGAAAGCAAGACACCATGGACAACTTGGAGAAACAACTCATTTGCCCCATCTGTTTGGAAATGTTTACTAAACCAGTGGTCATCCTCCCGTGTCAACACAACCTCTGCAGAAAGTGTGCCAATGATATTTTTCAG GCCTCAAATCCATATCTACCAACCAGAGGGGGGACGACGGTGGCCTCGGGCGGCCGCTTCCGCTGCCCCTCCTGCAGACACGAGGTGGTGCTGGACCGACACGGGGTGTACGGGCTGCAGAGAAACCTGCTGGTTGAGAACATCATCGACATGTACAAGCAGGAGTCCACCAG TGGCAGCAAGCCGGCCCCGGAGCGGAAGGTGGACCAGCCGATGTGTGAGGAACATGCGGATGAGAAGATTAACATCTACTGCGTGACCTGTGGCGTGCCCACCTGCTCCCTCTGCAAGGTGTTCGGAAGTCACAAAGACTGCGAGGTCGCTCCGCTCAACAGCGTATACCAGAAACAGAAG ACGGAGCTGAGTGATGGGATAGCCATGCTGGTGGGGAACAACGACCGGATCCAGGGCATTATCAGCCAGCTGGAGGAGACCTGCAGGATCATCGAG GAGAACGGGCGGAGGCAGAAGTCACAGGCGTGCGAGAAGTTCGATCACCTGTACTCCATCCTGGAGGACCGCAAGGGCGAGATGAACTTGAAGATCGTGGCGGAGCAGGACGAGAAGCTCAACTACATCCGGGGCCTACAGAGGAAGTATGGCGACCACCTGGAGACCATGTCCAAGGTGGTGGAGACGGGGATCCAGACCATGGAGGAGCCCGAGATGGCCGTCTTCCTGCAG AATGCCAAACCACTTCTACAGAA GATCAGCCAGGCCTCAAGCACGGCTCACCTGGACAAAGTGGAGCGCGGGTACGAGAACATGGACCACTTCACGGCCAGCTTCGAGAAGGAGGGAAGAGCTCTGCGCAACATCGACTTCATCAAAG AAGAGgacgaggatgaggaggaagacgaagatgaggaagagggaggagaggaaggcgCAGCTGCCGCGGGGGCCCAGCCGGAGTCGGCGCAGGGTGCCGGGGGGGCGGTCCCTGGTGCGaagccccacccccagcctcAGCAGAAGCAGCCAGCACCCCCTCAGCAAGCCCCGCCCCAACAGCCACGCAGCACAGCCGAACCTGCcgccgcccctcccccccagggcACCGCCCAGCCGGCCGACGCCCCGGCACAG gggtCTTCTGATAATGCGGCCGGAGGTCAGGGAGACGGCAGTCAAAATCCAGAGGACAAAGGCGGAGAAGGACCGCGGCACGTGTTCTCCTTCTCCTGGCTCAACACTCTAAAATAG